A stretch of DNA from Mesorhizobium onobrychidis:
CGGTCTTTGACCGGATACCACAAAGCATAGATGCCGCCGGGCCAGCGCTTGTGGGCTTTCCGAAGCCCGTCAACGAGGCGGTCGAACTCGCCCTCTTCCTCGAAGGGCGGATCGACCAGCACGAGGCCGCGCTTTTCCTTGGGCGGCAGATGCGCGCCGAGCGCCAGCCAACCGTCGAGCTCGATCACCCGGGTCTGGAAATCGCCTTGGAATAGCGCCCTCAGTTTCGCGGCATCCTGGCGATGCAATTCGATCGCCGACAGCCGGTCCTGCTTGCGCATGAGATGACGCGCGATCAGCGGCGAGCCCGGATATTTTTTCACGCCGCCTTCGGGATTGAGCGAACGGACAGCTTCCAGATAAGGCGCCAGTAGTGCTGCCGCGGGGGCGCCGATCTCGGCGCCGACCAGCCGGCCGATGCCGCCTTGCCATTCGCCGGTCTTTTGCGCTTCAGTCGACGACAGGTCGTAGCGGCCGATCCCGGCATGGGTATCGATGACGCGAAACGCCTTGTCCTTCTGTTTCAAATATTCGACGAGCCGGCTCAGCACGACATGCTTGACGACATCGGCGAAGTTTCCGGCGTGATAGGCGTGGCGGTAGTTCATGCGATACTCAATTCGACGACCCGCCCCTGCCCCAGCGCGGCGGTGGCGGCTGCGAATTCGGATTTTGCGGCCGCCGGCCGCCGAAACGCAACGCCAGCAGCAACCCGATCAGGCCGGCCGCCATCAGCGAGAAGCCGACCGGCCGCGCCCGGCTGTCGATCTCGCCGACGCCGGAGCGCAGCACGAGGTCCACCGCCCGCATCTCGATGCCCTCGGCGTCGCCGGGGCCAACGGTGAAGAAGTACGGGCCGGGGCTGACCGTCGGGATCAGGCCTGCCTCATCGCGAAAGATCTTGTCGGGCAGTTGCGGACTGAACTGGCGCGGATTTTCCGAATGGGTGAACTGCAGCGTCGAGGCGAGCACCGTCCTGCCGCCGGTGGCGGCGGTCAGCGTCAGCACGGTGCGCTGTTGCGAGACGACAATGCGTTCGGCCCTGGCGGTGAGGTCGACCAGCACCCGCACCGGCGCGTCGCGGCCGGTCAGCGGCACCGTCACCGGCTTGAACCGGCCTTGTTCGTAGACCCGCCAGGTGCCGATCTCACGGCCGGAGAAATTGGTCATCGCCCAGGGATAGACGACGCCGATGCCGGTGCCGGCGAGCAGGATCAGAAGAAACAGAAAGCGCATGCGCTCGACTACCTTGGCCCTTGTTGTTTGACCATGATCTTATCCGAAAACCGGTTCCCACTTTTTGCTTCGCTGACCTTTCGGTTCGGGATCATGGTCTAGCGCCCCGCGG
This window harbors:
- a CDS encoding 23S rRNA (adenine(2030)-N(6))-methyltransferase RlmJ, with protein sequence MNYRHAYHAGNFADVVKHVVLSRLVEYLKQKDKAFRVIDTHAGIGRYDLSSTEAQKTGEWQGGIGRLVGAEIGAPAAALLAPYLEAVRSLNPEGGVKKYPGSPLIARHLMRKQDRLSAIELHRQDAAKLRALFQGDFQTRVIELDGWLALGAHLPPKEKRGLVLVDPPFEEEGEFDRLVDGLRKAHKRWPGGIYALWYPVKDRKAVAAFRKALVQSGVPKLLDIGFEIRPPSAEPSLDGSGMVVVNPSFTLEGELRTLLPALHTLLVVEKPAHWTLEWLAA